A genomic segment from Chelonoidis abingdonii isolate Lonesome George chromosome 24, CheloAbing_2.0, whole genome shotgun sequence encodes:
- the LOC116816183 gene encoding ficolin-1-like produces MGRAAQQTLLSLLCLAAAVCQAQDTCPEVKMVGLSGNERLAILQGCPGVPGATGPKGEPGAEGMTGEKGTQGSPGKMGPAGEKGAKGDIGVPGLKGDKGDIGVPGTITEKELEDVHCKTGAKNCKELLAKGNIMSGWYTIYPHDCNAMTVLCDMDTDGGGWIVFQKRADGSVDFFRDWNSYKRGFGSRLSEFWLGNDNIHLLTSFGINELRIDLTDFDNNHAFAKYKSFKILGETENYKLILGDFLGGNAGDSLSGHNNMLFSTKDRQQDPGSNKCATTYKGAWWYSSCHNSNLNGMYWLGAHSSFADGVNWQAGKGYNYSYKRSEMKLRPV; encoded by the exons ATGGGGAGAGCTGCCCAGCAAACCCTCCTCTCTTTACTCTGTCTAGCAGCAGCGGTTTGTCAGGCTCAGGACACCTGCCCAG AAGTGAAAATGGTGGGTCTCAGTGGTAATGAAAGGCTCGCTATTCTGCAAGGATGCCCTGGAGTTCCTGGTGCCACAGGTCCCAAAGGAGAACCCGGAGCTGAAGGAATGACAG GAGAAAAGGGAACTCAGGGGAGCCCTGGGAAGATGGGACCAGCTGGGGAGAAAG GAGCGAAGGGTGACATTGGTGTTCCTGGCCTGAAAG GAGATAAAGGAGACATTGGAGTACCTGGAACTATAA CCGAGAAGGAGCTGGAGGACGTACACTGTAAGACAG GAGCAAAGAACTGCAAGGAACTGTTAGCCAAAGGGAACATCATGAGCGGCTGGTACACCATCTACCCCCATGACTGTAATGCCATGACCGTGCTGTGTGACATGGACACAGATGGAGGTGGATGGATA GTTTTCCAGAAGCGGGCAGATGGTTCCGTGGACTTTTTCCGTGACTGGAATTCATACAAGAGAGGTTTTGGCAGCCGGCTGTCAGAATTCTGGCTGGGAAATGACAATATTCACCTATTAACCTCTTTTG GAATTAATGAACTTCGCATTGACCTCACAGATTTCGATAACAACCATGCGTTTGCCAAGTACAAGTCATTCAAAATTTTAGGAGAGACTGAAAATTACAAGCTGATTCTTGGAGATTTCCTTGGGGGTAATGCGG GGGATTCGTTATCCGGCCACAACAACATGTTGTTCTCAACTAAAGACCGACAGCAAGATCCTGGTTCAAACAAATGTGCAACAACCTACAAAGGAGCCTGGTGGTACAGTAGCTGCCATAATTCCAACCTGAATGGGATGTATTGGCTGGGAGCCCATAGCAGCTTTGCAGACGGTGTGAACTGGCAGGCAGGCAAAGGGTACAACTACTCCTACAAACGGTCCGAAATGAAATTGAGGCCTGTTTAA